One part of the Andrena cerasifolii isolate SP2316 chromosome 4, iyAndCera1_principal, whole genome shotgun sequence genome encodes these proteins:
- the Hop gene encoding tyrosine-protein kinase hopscotch isoform X3, whose translation MENDRLAIVNVANEGKELTIAINNGQTIEDLCIKVCKSLGIGPVARHLFALRNHCTKLWYPVAHRLEAKDKNKFDFRMRFKPSSLRRLKQIDANAYDYYFQQARSDVMDNKVPDIVYERHKQELIGLGVSDMYRVMLEKRVPIKTVESEYRKYIPKECIKRHAFFIKKPIHNALRKISGYDANYVKEQYLKQFECMAPNYPYEEYEALMDRGLQNPPAKVSLRVNVDEVKYCEAVATSWSTLCAIEDLCFVSIRQDNTVEISRKNGIPSYLKFAKNALLMSFVSALDGYYRLAVKWTFNLCGEIVTPTLKRLHKLKCHGPVGQEFAYAKLQQKRANKPGSYLIRESETEYNVYYLDACNKDGKLFSKRIEEKVSANDFVIAGVLGRFGSLAQCVSSFQDSEGHPYLTECLPPSEYDKSSLLLCAPESAVSEVAADEEIVASVLEAGPRCVPQNQLEIYKPFLRSAENEHYSPTTLHRGIWRLTKGKKLEVALKILKQEEETNYTKEFLELAGKWSQLRSGTLVRLYGLTVTPSIGMILELVRHGSLDEYLRSSSSQTIKTVDMVEATACLATALWHLEENGVVHGNIRCNKLLVHAHTNNSFVVKLADPGLFVYKETDIHWLPPETYGDPELAKHSFQADVWAVGTTIWQIFARGKTWLEFPNAAIMKKYYASGKRLPSPNGCPTEVYRLMLECWGDSSGSRKQPQAIMRDINQILYQVYNSRRSHAYSTAFPKLFSSEQKKLEEDNSDNTDSRSINSDSRSSSLLTDSTSLPWNDTDDSWLSSARRDSDGCPISQNNISNINHIEHSAQALRIGHPGNLGEVLGRGEGGAEDCDSGGSGNGSLGQMRGIYELDIDCNVILQGRIGQGFYGEVYRGTLERENGKDTEQQQVAIKKLKTRALEADLRDFEREISIMKTLKHPNVVEILGVISDPEVCLVMEYVKHGSLQSYLAIHKQELTCKRLLGFALDIATGMDYLGSMSIVHRDLAARNILVEDENKVKISDFGLAQVTGKNDYYILQTDRGLPIKWYAPESIRDGKFSTRSDVWSFGVTMYETFGFGEEPRLPGVDSGTERLQSDQEKGSTELLAALERGTRLPCPSTCPQAIYVKIMYPCWQLQSHQRPDFATLCKDIRDLLAQS comes from the exons ATGGAAAACGATCGATTAGCGATCGTTAATGTTGCGAACGAAGGGAAAGAACTAACTATCGCAATTAATAATGGACAAACAATCGAGGATCTTTGTATTAAG GTCTGTAAATCTTTAGGAATAGGTCCAGTGGCTAGACACCTTTTCGCTCTTAGAAATCACTGTACAAAACTATGGTATCCGGTAGCACATCGTTTAGAAGCCAAAGACAAGAACAAGTTCGACTTCAGAATGAGATTCAAGCCTTCGAGCTTGCGTAGATTAAAACAAATCGATGCAAATGCCTAcgattattattttcaacaagCACGTTCTGACGTTATGGATAATAAAGTACCAGATATTGTTTACGAAAGACATAAACAGGAACTAATTGGCCTTGGTGTTAGTGATATGTATAG AGTAATGCTGGAGAAAAGAGTACCTATAAAAACGGTGGAATCAGAGTACAGGAAGTATATTCCTAAAGAATGTATAAAGCGTCACGCTTTCTTCATCAAGAAACCGATTCACAATGCTCTTCGCAAAATATCCGGATACGATGCAAACTACGTTAAAGAACAATACTTGAAGCAATTCGAATGTATGGCACCAAACTATCCGTACGAAGAATATGAAGCCTTGATGGATAGAGGTCTTCAAAATCCTCCGGCGAAAGTGTCTTTGAGGGTCAACGTAGACGAAGTGAAATATTGCGAAGCAGTTGCAACTTCGTGGTCTACGTTATGCGCAATTGAGGATTTATGTTTTGTTTCTATAAG ACAAGACAACACAGTGGAAATATCAAGGAAAAATGGTATACCGTCATATTTGAAATTTGCAAAGAATGCACTTTTAATGTCTTTTGTTTCGGCATTAGATGGTTATTATCGTCTAGCAGTTAAATGGACATTTAATTTATGCGGTGAGATTGTTACCCCTACTCTGAAAAGGCTGCACAAATTAAAATGTCATGGTCCAGTTGG acaagaaTTCGCATATGCAAAGCTGCAGCAAAAACGAGCTAATAAACCTGGGTCTTATTTAATTAGAGAAAGCGAAACAGAGTATAATGTATATTATTTGGATGCATGTAATAAGGATgggaaattattttcgaaaagaatagaagagaaAGTTTCAGCAAATGATTTTGTCATTGCTGGTGTCCTTGGTCGATTTGGTTCATTGGCACAATGTGTTTCTTCTTTCCAAGATTCTGAAGGACACCCATACCTTACAGAATGCTTACCACCTTCCGAATATG ACAAATCATCACTATTACTCTGTGCTCCTGAGAGCGCGGTCAGCGAAGTCGCAGCCGACGAAGAGATCGTCGCCTCAGTTTTAGAAGCTGGACCGCGCTGTGTACCTCAAAATCAACTTGAAATTTATAAACCGTTCTTAAGATCTGCCGAAAACGAGCATTATTCGCCAACAACGCTTCATAGAGGAATTTGGAGATTGACTAAAGGGAAGAAATTAGAAGTTGCCcttaaaattttgaaacaagAGGAAGAAACAAACTACACGAAAGAATTCCTGGAACTTGCAGGGAAATGGTCCCAATTGCGTTCTGGGACGCTTGTAAG ATTATACGGGCTGACAGTAACACCATCGATCGGAATGATCCTGGAACTGGTACGACATGGTTCTCTTGACGAATACTTGCGAAGCTCTTCTTCTCAGACTATTAAAACTGTAGATATGGTAGAAGCAACAGCTTGTCTAGCTACCGCTCTTTGGCATCTAGAAGAAAATGGTGTAGTCCATGGTAACATTAGGTGCAACAAACTTCTAGTACACGCGCACACTAACAATAGCTTCGTAGTGAAACTTGCTGATCCAGGACTATTTGTATATAAGGAGACAGATATCCATTGGTTACCTCCAGAAACCTACGGCGATCCAGAATTGGCTAAACACAGTTTTCAAGCAGATGTATGGGCTGTTGGAACAACGATTTGGCAAATCTTTGCTAg AGGAAAGACGTGGCTGGAATTTCCAAATGCAGCTATCATGAAAAAGTACTATGCGTCTGGAAAACGTTTACCTAGTCCAAACGGCTGCCCCACAGAGGTTTACAGATTAATGCTCGAATGCTGGGGAGATTCGAGCGGTTCTAGGAAACAACCCCAAGCAATTATGAGAGATATAAATCAGATTCTGTATCAAGTATACAATTCTCGTCGAAGTCATGCTTACTCAACGGCTTTCCCGAAACTATTCAGTTCTGAGCAGAAGAAGCTCGAGGAGGATAATTCTGATAACACCGACAGCAGATCAATAAATAGCGATTCAAGATCTAGTAGTCTTCTTACGGACAGTACGAGTCTCCCGTGGAACGACACTGACGATA GTTGGTTATCCAGTGCGAGAAGAGATTCAGATGGTTGTCCGATCTctcaaaataatatttctaatataaatCATATTGAGCATTCCGCTCAAGCTCTTCGAATAGGACATCCTGGTAATTTGGGCgag GTACTAGGAAGGGGCGAAGGAGGAGCGGAAGATTGTGATTCTGGAGGAAGCGGAAATGGTTCTTTAGGACAGATGCGTGGCATCTATGAATTGGACATTGATTGTAATGTAATTCTACAAGGTAGAATTGGTCAAGGTTTCTACGGTGAAGTCTATAGAGGTACTCTCGAAAGGGAAAACGGCAAGGATACTGAACAACAACAAGTtgctataaaaaaattgaaaaccagAGCACTTGAAGCAGATCTACGAGACTTTGAAAGAGAAATTTCTATAATGAAG ACTTTAAAGCATCCAAATGTAGTAGAGATTCTTGGAGTGATATCGGATCCCGAAGTTTGTTTAGTAATGGAATATGTAAAACATGGTTCATTACAAAGTTATCTGGCGATACACAAGCAAGAATTAACATGCAAAAGATTGTTGGGTTTCGCCTTGGATATCGCAACAGGGATGGATTATTTGGGTAGCATGAGCATTGTCCACAGAGATCTTGCTGCGCGAAATATTTTAGTCGAGGACGAAAATAAAGTTAAGATCAGTGATTTCGGGCTGGCTCAAGTCACTGGAAAGAATgattattatattttacagaCAGATCGTGGCCTTCCTATTAAATG GTACGCTCCAGAAAGTATTAGGGATGGAAAGTTCTCTACTCGGTCGGATGTCTGGTCGTTCGGTGTAACAATGTACGAAACATTTGGCTTCGGGGAGGAACCTCGCCTACCTGGCGTTGATTCAGGTACAGAACGCCTGCAGAGCGATCAGGAGAAAGGAAGTACCGAATTATTAGCTGCGTTAGAAAGGGGCACCCGTCTTCCTTGTCCTTCTACTTGCCCGCAAGCTATTTATGTAAAGATTATGTATCCCTGTTGGCAATTACAAAGCCACCAGAGGCCAGATTTTGCCACTCTTTGCAAAGATATTAGAGATCTCCTTGCTcaatcttaa
- the Hop gene encoding tyrosine-protein kinase hopscotch isoform X2 → MENDRLAIVNVANEGKELTIAINNGQTIEDLCIKVCKSLGIGPVARHLFALRNHCTKLWYPVAHRLEAKDKNKFDFRMRFKPSSLRRLKQIDANAYDYYFQQARSDVMDNKVPDIVYERHKQELIGLGVSDMYRVMLEKRVPIKTVESEYRKYIPKECIKRHAFFIKKPIHNALRKISGYDANYVKEQYLKQFECMAPNYPYEEYEALMDRGLQNPPAKVSLRVNVDEVKYCEAVATSWSTLCAIEDLCFVSIRQDNTVEISRKNGIPSYLKFAKNALLMSFVSALDGYYRLAVKWTFNLCGEIVTPTLKRLHKLKCHGPVGQEFAYAKLQQKRANKPGSYLIRESETEYNVYYLDACNKDGKLFSKRIEEKVSANDFVIAGVLGRFGSLAQCVSSFQDSEGHPYLTECLPPSEYDKSSLLLCAPESAVSEVAADEEIVASVLEAGPRCVPQNQLEIYKPFLRSAENEHYSPTTLHRGIWRLTKGKKLEVALKILKQEEETNYTKEFLELAGKWSQLRSGTLVRLYGLTVTPSIGMILELVRHGSLDEYLRSSSSQTIKTVDMVEATACLATALWHLEENGVVHGNIRCNKLLVHAHTNNSFVVKLADPGLFVYKETDIHWLPPETYGDPELAKHSFQADVWAVGTTIWQIFARGKTWLEFPNAAIMKKYYASGKRLPSPNGCPTEVYRLMLECWGDSSGSRKQPQAIMRDINQILYQVYNSRRSHAYSTAFPKLFSSEQKKLEEDNSDNTDSRSINSDSRSSSLLTDSTSLPWNDTDDSMQGLISTEDLSAYLGWLSSARRDSDGCPISQNNISNINHIEHSAQALRIGHPGNLGEVLGRGEGGAEDCDSGGSGNGSLGQMRGIYELDIDCNVILQGRIGQGFYGEVYRGTLERENGKDTEQQQVAIKKLKTRALEADLRDFEREISIMKTLKHPNVVEILGVISDPEVCLVMEYVKHGSLQSYLAIHKQELTCKRLLGFALDIATGMDYLGSMSIVHRDLAARNILVEDENKVKISDFGLAQVTGKNDYYILQTDRGLPIKWYAPESIRDGKFSTRSDVWSFGVTMYETFGFGEEPRLPGVDSGTERLQSDQEKGSTELLAALERGTRLPCPSTCPQAIYVKIMYPCWQLQSHQRPDFATLCKDIRDLLAQS, encoded by the exons ATGGAAAACGATCGATTAGCGATCGTTAATGTTGCGAACGAAGGGAAAGAACTAACTATCGCAATTAATAATGGACAAACAATCGAGGATCTTTGTATTAAG GTCTGTAAATCTTTAGGAATAGGTCCAGTGGCTAGACACCTTTTCGCTCTTAGAAATCACTGTACAAAACTATGGTATCCGGTAGCACATCGTTTAGAAGCCAAAGACAAGAACAAGTTCGACTTCAGAATGAGATTCAAGCCTTCGAGCTTGCGTAGATTAAAACAAATCGATGCAAATGCCTAcgattattattttcaacaagCACGTTCTGACGTTATGGATAATAAAGTACCAGATATTGTTTACGAAAGACATAAACAGGAACTAATTGGCCTTGGTGTTAGTGATATGTATAG AGTAATGCTGGAGAAAAGAGTACCTATAAAAACGGTGGAATCAGAGTACAGGAAGTATATTCCTAAAGAATGTATAAAGCGTCACGCTTTCTTCATCAAGAAACCGATTCACAATGCTCTTCGCAAAATATCCGGATACGATGCAAACTACGTTAAAGAACAATACTTGAAGCAATTCGAATGTATGGCACCAAACTATCCGTACGAAGAATATGAAGCCTTGATGGATAGAGGTCTTCAAAATCCTCCGGCGAAAGTGTCTTTGAGGGTCAACGTAGACGAAGTGAAATATTGCGAAGCAGTTGCAACTTCGTGGTCTACGTTATGCGCAATTGAGGATTTATGTTTTGTTTCTATAAG ACAAGACAACACAGTGGAAATATCAAGGAAAAATGGTATACCGTCATATTTGAAATTTGCAAAGAATGCACTTTTAATGTCTTTTGTTTCGGCATTAGATGGTTATTATCGTCTAGCAGTTAAATGGACATTTAATTTATGCGGTGAGATTGTTACCCCTACTCTGAAAAGGCTGCACAAATTAAAATGTCATGGTCCAGTTGG acaagaaTTCGCATATGCAAAGCTGCAGCAAAAACGAGCTAATAAACCTGGGTCTTATTTAATTAGAGAAAGCGAAACAGAGTATAATGTATATTATTTGGATGCATGTAATAAGGATgggaaattattttcgaaaagaatagaagagaaAGTTTCAGCAAATGATTTTGTCATTGCTGGTGTCCTTGGTCGATTTGGTTCATTGGCACAATGTGTTTCTTCTTTCCAAGATTCTGAAGGACACCCATACCTTACAGAATGCTTACCACCTTCCGAATATG ACAAATCATCACTATTACTCTGTGCTCCTGAGAGCGCGGTCAGCGAAGTCGCAGCCGACGAAGAGATCGTCGCCTCAGTTTTAGAAGCTGGACCGCGCTGTGTACCTCAAAATCAACTTGAAATTTATAAACCGTTCTTAAGATCTGCCGAAAACGAGCATTATTCGCCAACAACGCTTCATAGAGGAATTTGGAGATTGACTAAAGGGAAGAAATTAGAAGTTGCCcttaaaattttgaaacaagAGGAAGAAACAAACTACACGAAAGAATTCCTGGAACTTGCAGGGAAATGGTCCCAATTGCGTTCTGGGACGCTTGTAAG ATTATACGGGCTGACAGTAACACCATCGATCGGAATGATCCTGGAACTGGTACGACATGGTTCTCTTGACGAATACTTGCGAAGCTCTTCTTCTCAGACTATTAAAACTGTAGATATGGTAGAAGCAACAGCTTGTCTAGCTACCGCTCTTTGGCATCTAGAAGAAAATGGTGTAGTCCATGGTAACATTAGGTGCAACAAACTTCTAGTACACGCGCACACTAACAATAGCTTCGTAGTGAAACTTGCTGATCCAGGACTATTTGTATATAAGGAGACAGATATCCATTGGTTACCTCCAGAAACCTACGGCGATCCAGAATTGGCTAAACACAGTTTTCAAGCAGATGTATGGGCTGTTGGAACAACGATTTGGCAAATCTTTGCTAg AGGAAAGACGTGGCTGGAATTTCCAAATGCAGCTATCATGAAAAAGTACTATGCGTCTGGAAAACGTTTACCTAGTCCAAACGGCTGCCCCACAGAGGTTTACAGATTAATGCTCGAATGCTGGGGAGATTCGAGCGGTTCTAGGAAACAACCCCAAGCAATTATGAGAGATATAAATCAGATTCTGTATCAAGTATACAATTCTCGTCGAAGTCATGCTTACTCAACGGCTTTCCCGAAACTATTCAGTTCTGAGCAGAAGAAGCTCGAGGAGGATAATTCTGATAACACCGACAGCAGATCAATAAATAGCGATTCAAGATCTAGTAGTCTTCTTACGGACAGTACGAGTCTCCCGTGGAACGACACTGACGATA gtatgCAAGGCTTGATAAGTACAGAAGATCTCTCTGCATATTTAGGTTGGTTATCCAGTGCGAGAAGAGATTCAGATGGTTGTCCGATCTctcaaaataatatttctaatataaatCATATTGAGCATTCCGCTCAAGCTCTTCGAATAGGACATCCTGGTAATTTGGGCgag GTACTAGGAAGGGGCGAAGGAGGAGCGGAAGATTGTGATTCTGGAGGAAGCGGAAATGGTTCTTTAGGACAGATGCGTGGCATCTATGAATTGGACATTGATTGTAATGTAATTCTACAAGGTAGAATTGGTCAAGGTTTCTACGGTGAAGTCTATAGAGGTACTCTCGAAAGGGAAAACGGCAAGGATACTGAACAACAACAAGTtgctataaaaaaattgaaaaccagAGCACTTGAAGCAGATCTACGAGACTTTGAAAGAGAAATTTCTATAATGAAG ACTTTAAAGCATCCAAATGTAGTAGAGATTCTTGGAGTGATATCGGATCCCGAAGTTTGTTTAGTAATGGAATATGTAAAACATGGTTCATTACAAAGTTATCTGGCGATACACAAGCAAGAATTAACATGCAAAAGATTGTTGGGTTTCGCCTTGGATATCGCAACAGGGATGGATTATTTGGGTAGCATGAGCATTGTCCACAGAGATCTTGCTGCGCGAAATATTTTAGTCGAGGACGAAAATAAAGTTAAGATCAGTGATTTCGGGCTGGCTCAAGTCACTGGAAAGAATgattattatattttacagaCAGATCGTGGCCTTCCTATTAAATG GTACGCTCCAGAAAGTATTAGGGATGGAAAGTTCTCTACTCGGTCGGATGTCTGGTCGTTCGGTGTAACAATGTACGAAACATTTGGCTTCGGGGAGGAACCTCGCCTACCTGGCGTTGATTCAGGTACAGAACGCCTGCAGAGCGATCAGGAGAAAGGAAGTACCGAATTATTAGCTGCGTTAGAAAGGGGCACCCGTCTTCCTTGTCCTTCTACTTGCCCGCAAGCTATTTATGTAAAGATTATGTATCCCTGTTGGCAATTACAAAGCCACCAGAGGCCAGATTTTGCCACTCTTTGCAAAGATATTAGAGATCTCCTTGCTcaatcttaa
- the Hop gene encoding tyrosine-protein kinase hopscotch isoform X1 → MENDRLAIVNVANEGKELTIAINNGQTIEDLCIKVCKSLGIGPVARHLFALRNHCTKLWYPVAHRLEAKDKNKFDFRMRFKPSSLRRLKQIDANAYDYYFQQARSDVMDNKVPDIVYERHKQELIGLGVSDMYRVMLEKRVPIKTVESEYRKYIPKECIKRHAFFIKKPIHNALRKISGYDANYVKEQYLKQFECMAPNYPYEEYEALMDRGLQNPPAKVSLRVNVDEVKYCEAVATSWSTLCAIEDLCFVSIRQDNTVEISRKNGIPSYLKFAKNALLMSFVSALDGYYRLAVKWTFNLCGEIVTPTLKRLHKLKCHGPVGQEFAYAKLQQKRANKPGSYLIRESETEYNVYYLDACNKDGKLFSKRIEEKVSANDFVIAGVLGRFGSLAQCVSSFQDSEGHPYLTECLPPSEYDKSSLLLCAPESAVSEVAADEEIVASVLEAGPRCVPQNQLEIYKPFLRSAENEHYSPTTLHRGIWRLTKGKKLEVALKILKQEEETNYTKEFLELAGKWSQLRSGTLVRLYGLTVTPSIGMILELVRHGSLDEYLRSSSSQTIKTVDMVEATACLATALWHLEENGVVHGNIRCNKLLVHAHTNNSFVVKLADPGLFVYKETDIHWLPPETYGDPELAKHSFQADVWAVGTTIWQIFARGKTWLEFPNAAIMKKYYASGKRLPSPNGCPTEVYRLMLECWGDSSGSRKQPQAIMRDINQILYQVYNSRRSHAYSTAFPKLFSSEQKKLEEDNSDNTDSRSINSDSRSSSLLTDSTSLPWNDTDDISILGMQGLISTEDLSAYLGWLSSARRDSDGCPISQNNISNINHIEHSAQALRIGHPGNLGEVLGRGEGGAEDCDSGGSGNGSLGQMRGIYELDIDCNVILQGRIGQGFYGEVYRGTLERENGKDTEQQQVAIKKLKTRALEADLRDFEREISIMKTLKHPNVVEILGVISDPEVCLVMEYVKHGSLQSYLAIHKQELTCKRLLGFALDIATGMDYLGSMSIVHRDLAARNILVEDENKVKISDFGLAQVTGKNDYYILQTDRGLPIKWYAPESIRDGKFSTRSDVWSFGVTMYETFGFGEEPRLPGVDSGTERLQSDQEKGSTELLAALERGTRLPCPSTCPQAIYVKIMYPCWQLQSHQRPDFATLCKDIRDLLAQS, encoded by the exons ATGGAAAACGATCGATTAGCGATCGTTAATGTTGCGAACGAAGGGAAAGAACTAACTATCGCAATTAATAATGGACAAACAATCGAGGATCTTTGTATTAAG GTCTGTAAATCTTTAGGAATAGGTCCAGTGGCTAGACACCTTTTCGCTCTTAGAAATCACTGTACAAAACTATGGTATCCGGTAGCACATCGTTTAGAAGCCAAAGACAAGAACAAGTTCGACTTCAGAATGAGATTCAAGCCTTCGAGCTTGCGTAGATTAAAACAAATCGATGCAAATGCCTAcgattattattttcaacaagCACGTTCTGACGTTATGGATAATAAAGTACCAGATATTGTTTACGAAAGACATAAACAGGAACTAATTGGCCTTGGTGTTAGTGATATGTATAG AGTAATGCTGGAGAAAAGAGTACCTATAAAAACGGTGGAATCAGAGTACAGGAAGTATATTCCTAAAGAATGTATAAAGCGTCACGCTTTCTTCATCAAGAAACCGATTCACAATGCTCTTCGCAAAATATCCGGATACGATGCAAACTACGTTAAAGAACAATACTTGAAGCAATTCGAATGTATGGCACCAAACTATCCGTACGAAGAATATGAAGCCTTGATGGATAGAGGTCTTCAAAATCCTCCGGCGAAAGTGTCTTTGAGGGTCAACGTAGACGAAGTGAAATATTGCGAAGCAGTTGCAACTTCGTGGTCTACGTTATGCGCAATTGAGGATTTATGTTTTGTTTCTATAAG ACAAGACAACACAGTGGAAATATCAAGGAAAAATGGTATACCGTCATATTTGAAATTTGCAAAGAATGCACTTTTAATGTCTTTTGTTTCGGCATTAGATGGTTATTATCGTCTAGCAGTTAAATGGACATTTAATTTATGCGGTGAGATTGTTACCCCTACTCTGAAAAGGCTGCACAAATTAAAATGTCATGGTCCAGTTGG acaagaaTTCGCATATGCAAAGCTGCAGCAAAAACGAGCTAATAAACCTGGGTCTTATTTAATTAGAGAAAGCGAAACAGAGTATAATGTATATTATTTGGATGCATGTAATAAGGATgggaaattattttcgaaaagaatagaagagaaAGTTTCAGCAAATGATTTTGTCATTGCTGGTGTCCTTGGTCGATTTGGTTCATTGGCACAATGTGTTTCTTCTTTCCAAGATTCTGAAGGACACCCATACCTTACAGAATGCTTACCACCTTCCGAATATG ACAAATCATCACTATTACTCTGTGCTCCTGAGAGCGCGGTCAGCGAAGTCGCAGCCGACGAAGAGATCGTCGCCTCAGTTTTAGAAGCTGGACCGCGCTGTGTACCTCAAAATCAACTTGAAATTTATAAACCGTTCTTAAGATCTGCCGAAAACGAGCATTATTCGCCAACAACGCTTCATAGAGGAATTTGGAGATTGACTAAAGGGAAGAAATTAGAAGTTGCCcttaaaattttgaaacaagAGGAAGAAACAAACTACACGAAAGAATTCCTGGAACTTGCAGGGAAATGGTCCCAATTGCGTTCTGGGACGCTTGTAAG ATTATACGGGCTGACAGTAACACCATCGATCGGAATGATCCTGGAACTGGTACGACATGGTTCTCTTGACGAATACTTGCGAAGCTCTTCTTCTCAGACTATTAAAACTGTAGATATGGTAGAAGCAACAGCTTGTCTAGCTACCGCTCTTTGGCATCTAGAAGAAAATGGTGTAGTCCATGGTAACATTAGGTGCAACAAACTTCTAGTACACGCGCACACTAACAATAGCTTCGTAGTGAAACTTGCTGATCCAGGACTATTTGTATATAAGGAGACAGATATCCATTGGTTACCTCCAGAAACCTACGGCGATCCAGAATTGGCTAAACACAGTTTTCAAGCAGATGTATGGGCTGTTGGAACAACGATTTGGCAAATCTTTGCTAg AGGAAAGACGTGGCTGGAATTTCCAAATGCAGCTATCATGAAAAAGTACTATGCGTCTGGAAAACGTTTACCTAGTCCAAACGGCTGCCCCACAGAGGTTTACAGATTAATGCTCGAATGCTGGGGAGATTCGAGCGGTTCTAGGAAACAACCCCAAGCAATTATGAGAGATATAAATCAGATTCTGTATCAAGTATACAATTCTCGTCGAAGTCATGCTTACTCAACGGCTTTCCCGAAACTATTCAGTTCTGAGCAGAAGAAGCTCGAGGAGGATAATTCTGATAACACCGACAGCAGATCAATAAATAGCGATTCAAGATCTAGTAGTCTTCTTACGGACAGTACGAGTCTCCCGTGGAACGACACTGACGATA tttcaattttaggtatgCAAGGCTTGATAAGTACAGAAGATCTCTCTGCATATTTAGGTTGGTTATCCAGTGCGAGAAGAGATTCAGATGGTTGTCCGATCTctcaaaataatatttctaatataaatCATATTGAGCATTCCGCTCAAGCTCTTCGAATAGGACATCCTGGTAATTTGGGCgag GTACTAGGAAGGGGCGAAGGAGGAGCGGAAGATTGTGATTCTGGAGGAAGCGGAAATGGTTCTTTAGGACAGATGCGTGGCATCTATGAATTGGACATTGATTGTAATGTAATTCTACAAGGTAGAATTGGTCAAGGTTTCTACGGTGAAGTCTATAGAGGTACTCTCGAAAGGGAAAACGGCAAGGATACTGAACAACAACAAGTtgctataaaaaaattgaaaaccagAGCACTTGAAGCAGATCTACGAGACTTTGAAAGAGAAATTTCTATAATGAAG ACTTTAAAGCATCCAAATGTAGTAGAGATTCTTGGAGTGATATCGGATCCCGAAGTTTGTTTAGTAATGGAATATGTAAAACATGGTTCATTACAAAGTTATCTGGCGATACACAAGCAAGAATTAACATGCAAAAGATTGTTGGGTTTCGCCTTGGATATCGCAACAGGGATGGATTATTTGGGTAGCATGAGCATTGTCCACAGAGATCTTGCTGCGCGAAATATTTTAGTCGAGGACGAAAATAAAGTTAAGATCAGTGATTTCGGGCTGGCTCAAGTCACTGGAAAGAATgattattatattttacagaCAGATCGTGGCCTTCCTATTAAATG GTACGCTCCAGAAAGTATTAGGGATGGAAAGTTCTCTACTCGGTCGGATGTCTGGTCGTTCGGTGTAACAATGTACGAAACATTTGGCTTCGGGGAGGAACCTCGCCTACCTGGCGTTGATTCAGGTACAGAACGCCTGCAGAGCGATCAGGAGAAAGGAAGTACCGAATTATTAGCTGCGTTAGAAAGGGGCACCCGTCTTCCTTGTCCTTCTACTTGCCCGCAAGCTATTTATGTAAAGATTATGTATCCCTGTTGGCAATTACAAAGCCACCAGAGGCCAGATTTTGCCACTCTTTGCAAAGATATTAGAGATCTCCTTGCTcaatcttaa